A portion of the Phyllopteryx taeniolatus isolate TA_2022b chromosome 15, UOR_Ptae_1.2, whole genome shotgun sequence genome contains these proteins:
- the tpm2 gene encoding tropomyosin beta chain isoform X2 has protein sequence MEAIKKKMQMLKLDKENAIDRAEQAEGDKKGAEDKCKQLEEELLGLQKKLKGVEDELDKYSESLKDAQEKLEQAEKKAADAEAEVASLNRRIQLVEEELDRAQERLATALQKLEEAEKAADESERGMKVIENRASKDEEKMEIQEMQLKEAKHIAEEADRKYEEVARKLVILEGDLERSEERAEVAEAKSGDLEEELKNVANNLKSLEAQAEKYSQKEDKYEEEIKLLTDKLKEAETRAEFAERSVAKLEKTIDDLEEKLGQAKEANMDMHQVLDQTILELNNL, from the exons ATGGAGGCTATCAAGAAGAAAATGCAGATGCTGAAGCTGGACAAGGAGAACGCCATAGACCGGGCGGAGCAGGCCGAGGGGGACAAGAAAGGGGCAGAGGACAAGTGCAAACAG ctggaggaggagctgcTGGGCCTGCAGAAGAAGCTGAAAGGAGTGGAAGATGAACTGGACAAATACTCAGAGTCGCTGAAGGACGCCCAGGAGAAGCTCGAACAGGCTGAGAAAAAGGCAGCGGAT GCCGAAGCCGAGGTGGCATCTCTGAACAGACGTATCCAGCTGGTGGAAGAGGAGTTGGACCGCGCCCAGGAGAGACTGGCGACCGCTCTGCAGAAGTTGGAGGAAGCTGAGAAAGCAGCGGACGAGAGCGAAAG AGGAATGAAGGTCATAGAGAACAGGGCGAGCaaggacgaggagaaaatggagATCCAGGAGATGCAGCTAAAGGAGGCCAAGCATATCGCTGAAGAAGCCGACCGCAAATACGAAGAG GTCGCGCGCAAACTGGTGATTCTCGAAGGCGATCTGGAGCGTTCAGAGGAGCGTGCCGAGGTGGCCGAGGC TAAATCAGGCGACCTCGAGGAAGAATTGAAAAACGTCGCCAACAACTTGAAGTCACTGGAGGCTCAGGCCGAAAAG TACTCACAGAAGGAGGacaaatatgaagaagaaattAAACTTCTTACTGACAAACTTAAAGAG GCCGAGACCCGAGCGGAATTTGCCGAGCGATCTGTGGCCAAGCTGGAGAAGACCATTGACGATCTGGaag AAAAACTGGGCCAGGCCAAAGAGGCGAACATGGACATGCATCAAGTGTTGGACCAAACCATTCTGGAGCTCAACAATTTATAA
- the tpm2 gene encoding tropomyosin beta chain isoform X1, whose translation MEAIKKKMQMLKLDKENAIDRAEQAEGDKKGAEDKCKQLEEELLGLQKKLKGVEDELDKYSESLKDAQEKLEQAEKKAADAEAEVASLNRRIQLVEEELDRAQERLATALQKLEEAEKAADESERGMKVIENRASKDEEKMEIQEMQLKEAKHIAEEADRKYEEVARKLVILEGDLERSEERAEVAEAKSGDLEEELKNVANNLKSLEAQAEKYSQKEDKYEEEIKLLTDKLKEAETRAEFAERSVAKLEKTIDDLEDEVYAQKLKGKALSEELDLALNDMTTL comes from the exons ATGGAGGCTATCAAGAAGAAAATGCAGATGCTGAAGCTGGACAAGGAGAACGCCATAGACCGGGCGGAGCAGGCCGAGGGGGACAAGAAAGGGGCAGAGGACAAGTGCAAACAG ctggaggaggagctgcTGGGCCTGCAGAAGAAGCTGAAAGGAGTGGAAGATGAACTGGACAAATACTCAGAGTCGCTGAAGGACGCCCAGGAGAAGCTCGAACAGGCTGAGAAAAAGGCAGCGGAT GCCGAAGCCGAGGTGGCATCTCTGAACAGACGTATCCAGCTGGTGGAAGAGGAGTTGGACCGCGCCCAGGAGAGACTGGCGACCGCTCTGCAGAAGTTGGAGGAAGCTGAGAAAGCAGCGGACGAGAGCGAAAG AGGAATGAAGGTCATAGAGAACAGGGCGAGCaaggacgaggagaaaatggagATCCAGGAGATGCAGCTAAAGGAGGCCAAGCATATCGCTGAAGAAGCCGACCGCAAATACGAAGAG GTCGCGCGCAAACTGGTGATTCTCGAAGGCGATCTGGAGCGTTCAGAGGAGCGTGCCGAGGTGGCCGAGGC TAAATCAGGCGACCTCGAGGAAGAATTGAAAAACGTCGCCAACAACTTGAAGTCACTGGAGGCTCAGGCCGAAAAG TACTCACAGAAGGAGGacaaatatgaagaagaaattAAACTTCTTACTGACAAACTTAAAGAG GCCGAGACCCGAGCGGAATTTGCCGAGCGATCTGTGGCCAAGCTGGAGAAGACCATTGACGATCTGGaag ATGAAGTGTATGCTCAGAAGCTGAAGGGCAAGGCTCTCAGCGAGGAGCTGGACCTAGCCCTCAATGATATGACCACACTGTAG